In Sphingomonas sp. R1, a single genomic region encodes these proteins:
- a CDS encoding DUF808 domain-containing protein has translation MAGGLVALLDDIAALAKLAAASLDDVAGAAGRAGAKAAGVVIDDTAVTPRYVVGLTPDRELPIIGKIALGSIANKLLVILPLALLLSAFAPWALTPILMLGGTYLCFEAAEKILEALTGGHGADEVTAITDPKALEKRQVLGAIRTDLILSAEIMVIALAQLPADMSFVTRAGALVLVALAITIGVYGVVALIVKMDDIGLHLSRGGGAGGMAVFGRGLVNAMPVLLTALSHIGVGAMAWVGGGILLHGLEEFGLGTVPHALHHWSEVAGAATGPLGSVVEWLVYALGSAVAGLLVGGIVAGLLHLIPRKAH, from the coding sequence ATGGCGGGTGGCCTGGTCGCATTGCTGGACGATATCGCGGCGCTGGCGAAACTGGCGGCGGCATCGCTGGACGACGTCGCCGGGGCGGCGGGCAGGGCCGGTGCCAAGGCCGCGGGGGTCGTGATCGACGATACCGCGGTGACGCCGCGCTATGTCGTGGGGCTCACCCCCGATCGGGAACTGCCGATCATCGGCAAGATCGCATTGGGTTCGATCGCCAACAAGCTGCTGGTGATCCTGCCGCTGGCGTTGCTGCTCAGCGCGTTTGCACCCTGGGCACTGACGCCGATCCTGATGCTCGGCGGCACTTATCTGTGCTTCGAGGCGGCCGAGAAGATCCTCGAGGCGCTGACCGGCGGCCATGGTGCGGACGAAGTGACCGCGATCACCGATCCCAAGGCGCTGGAGAAACGTCAGGTGCTGGGCGCGATCCGCACCGATCTGATCCTGTCGGCCGAAATCATGGTCATCGCGCTGGCGCAGCTGCCTGCCGACATGTCGTTCGTCACCCGCGCGGGGGCGCTGGTTCTGGTGGCGCTGGCGATCACCATCGGTGTGTACGGTGTCGTCGCGCTGATCGTGAAGATGGATGATATCGGCCTGCACCTCAGCCGTGGCGGTGGGGCAGGCGGCATGGCGGTGTTCGGGCGTGGGCTGGTGAACGCGATGCCGGTACTGCTGACCGCGCTCTCCCATATCGGCGTGGGCGCCATGGCCTGGGTCGGCGGCGGTATCCTGCTGCACGGGCTGGAGGAATTCGGGCTGGGCACGGTGCCGCACGCGCTACATCACTGGTCCGAGGTGGCGGGGGCGGCAACGGGTCCGCTCGGCAGCGTGGTCGAATGGCTCGTCTATGCACTCGGGTCGGCGGTGGCCGGGCTGCTCGTGGGCGGGATCGTCGCGGGGCTGCTGCACCTTATCCCACGCAAGGCGCACTGA
- a CDS encoding 2Fe-2S iron-sulfur cluster-binding protein: MPITINGVEHELDVDPRTTLLDFLRRDAGLTGTKKGCDHGQCGACTVLLNGQRINSCLTLAVMHEGDSVTTIEGLGTPNAPHPLQAAFVRHDGYQCGYCTPGQICSAKAMLDEIAAGWASVVSDDLAGTPVLSEDEIRERMSGNVCRCGAYSNIVAAIVDVAGARA; the protein is encoded by the coding sequence ATGCCCATCACCATCAACGGCGTCGAACATGAGCTCGATGTCGATCCCCGTACCACTCTGCTTGATTTCCTTCGCCGCGATGCCGGCCTCACCGGCACCAAGAAAGGGTGCGATCACGGCCAGTGCGGCGCGTGCACGGTGCTGCTCAATGGCCAGCGGATCAACAGCTGCCTCACCCTCGCGGTGATGCATGAGGGCGACAGCGTCACGACCATCGAAGGGCTTGGCACTCCCAATGCCCCGCACCCGCTGCAGGCAGCGTTCGTGCGGCATGATGGCTACCAGTGCGGCTATTGCACCCCGGGCCAGATTTGCTCGGCCAAGGCGATGCTGGACGAGATTGCGGCGGGCTGGGCCAGTGTGGTCAGCGACGATCTCGCGGGCACGCCCGTGCTCAGCGAGGACGAGATCCGCGAGCGGATGAGCGGCAACGTCTGCCGCTGCGGCGCCTATTCGAACATCGTGGCGGCCATCGTCGACGTCGCGGGGGCGCGGGCATGA
- a CDS encoding FAD binding domain-containing protein — translation MKPFDYQRPHGLGDAHHLLVDDGAKPIAGGTNLLDLMKLEVETPQALVDMNRLPLGGIEADGEGLRIGALVSNSACAADPRIRADYPVLARAILAGATFQLRNKATTGGNLCQRTRCYYFTDLSQACNKRAPGTGCAAIGGFNRIHAILGASDACIATYPGDMAVALSALDATVEIVGSSGDKRLVPVRDFHRLPGDTPEHDNVLEPGDVITAVLLPASVRGTQLYRKVRDRASYAFALVSVAAVIQIDDGVIARARLAFGGLAHKPWHDARLEALLEGQAPSDALFDQAAALLLEDARGQGSNDFKIPLTRRTLKAVLREATGGTL, via the coding sequence ATGAAGCCGTTTGACTATCAGCGCCCGCATGGGCTGGGCGACGCGCACCATCTGCTCGTCGACGACGGCGCCAAGCCGATCGCCGGCGGCACCAACCTGCTCGACCTGATGAAGCTGGAGGTGGAGACGCCACAGGCGCTGGTCGACATGAACCGTCTGCCGCTCGGCGGCATCGAGGCGGACGGGGAAGGGCTGCGAATAGGCGCACTGGTCTCCAACAGCGCCTGCGCCGCCGATCCTCGCATCCGCGCGGACTATCCGGTGCTGGCGCGAGCGATCCTGGCAGGCGCGACCTTCCAGCTGCGAAACAAGGCAACGACCGGCGGCAATCTCTGCCAACGAACGCGCTGCTATTATTTCACCGACCTCTCCCAAGCCTGCAACAAGCGGGCGCCAGGCACAGGGTGTGCGGCAATCGGAGGGTTCAACCGCATCCACGCGATCCTGGGCGCGAGCGACGCCTGCATCGCCACCTATCCCGGCGACATGGCCGTCGCCCTCTCGGCACTCGACGCGACCGTCGAGATTGTCGGCTCCAGCGGCGACAAGCGACTGGTGCCGGTGCGCGATTTCCATCGGCTTCCCGGCGATACACCCGAACACGACAATGTGCTGGAACCCGGCGACGTGATCACGGCGGTGCTGCTGCCGGCCTCGGTCCGCGGCACCCAGCTGTACCGCAAGGTGCGCGATCGTGCCTCCTATGCTTTCGCGCTGGTCTCGGTGGCCGCAGTGATCCAGATCGACGATGGCGTGATCGCCAGGGCGCGGCTCGCTTTTGGCGGGCTGGCGCACAAACCCTGGCACGATGCGCGGCTGGAAGCGTTGCTGGAGGGTCAGGCGCCCTCCGACGCGCTGTTCGACCAAGCCGCTGCCCTGCTGCTCGAGGACGCCCGTGGGCAGGGCAGCAACGACTTCAAGATTCCGCTGACGCGCCGCACGCTCAAGGCCGTGCTCCGCGAAGCCACGGGAGGCACGCTGTGA
- a CDS encoding xanthine dehydrogenase family protein molybdopterin-binding subunit, with the protein MEKPDERNRLDAMAQGIIGLPLDRPDGSAKTTGVAPYAAEYAIADCAEGVLVLSTISRGEVIEIESAPVLAMPGVLAVIADPRMIARSAQGGAGKSPVREIHKVAYFGQPVALVVAETFEQARDAATRLRIAYRSDDPARVPLDQDDGHATHEPFGDPVQQGNLDAAMRDADHAVDVTYTTEGHASAAMEPHASIAEWDGNTLTAHSSLQMLKYNQKELADALGLQPEQVRLVAPYVGGGFGSKLGISAELTAAAVAAIELGRPVRVVMSRQQVFQCVMRRSETRQRIRLAADAEGRLHGFGHEAWVSNLPGEKFAEPVTQASEFLYRGEHRTLRIDLARIHRMTAGSVRAPGEAVGMQCLEAAMDELALATGIDPVELRLRNIPEEHPSEGLPYSSRRLAECLKVGAERFGWDGGDRRPGQRREGEWWIGTGMATACRVHNLNEAQARVTLSVDGTAMVESDMTDIGTGTYAILGQIAGEMLGLPPEKVLVQLGDTRFPPGSGSGGSWGAASTGSAVFVACEAIREQLAGMLDCDESALTLKDGTAISGNRRIPFTELLTADLTETGHFKNGGIDETLAIAMYGAFFVEVGVNAYTGETRVRRMTGAFGLGRALNAKTATSQCLGGMVWGIGSALTEELVFDPRDGHLVNHDLAEYHVPVHADVPALDVVLVDERDPAGSPLQAKGVGELGICGAAGAVANAIHHACGVRVRSFPITADKLLDALPAV; encoded by the coding sequence ATGGAAAAGCCGGACGAGCGCAACCGGCTCGACGCGATGGCGCAGGGCATTATCGGTCTGCCGCTCGATCGGCCCGATGGCAGCGCCAAAACGACTGGGGTCGCGCCCTATGCCGCGGAATATGCGATTGCGGATTGCGCGGAAGGCGTGCTGGTGCTCTCGACGATCAGCCGCGGCGAGGTGATCGAGATCGAGTCCGCGCCGGTGCTGGCGATGCCGGGCGTGCTGGCCGTGATCGCCGATCCGCGGATGATCGCCCGGTCGGCGCAGGGCGGGGCGGGCAAGTCGCCCGTTCGCGAGATCCACAAGGTCGCATATTTCGGCCAGCCGGTCGCGCTGGTTGTCGCCGAGACGTTCGAACAGGCGCGCGATGCCGCTACCCGACTGCGTATCGCCTATCGCAGCGATGATCCCGCACGCGTGCCGCTCGATCAGGATGACGGGCACGCCACGCATGAGCCTTTCGGCGATCCCGTGCAGCAGGGCAATCTCGATGCGGCGATGCGCGACGCCGATCATGCGGTCGACGTGACCTACACGACCGAGGGGCATGCCAGCGCCGCAATGGAGCCGCATGCCAGCATCGCCGAATGGGATGGCAACACCCTCACTGCCCATTCGAGCCTGCAGATGCTAAAGTACAACCAGAAGGAACTGGCCGATGCGCTGGGGCTGCAGCCGGAGCAGGTCCGGCTCGTCGCGCCCTATGTCGGCGGCGGTTTCGGATCCAAGCTGGGGATCAGCGCCGAGCTGACCGCGGCCGCGGTGGCAGCGATCGAGCTTGGCCGGCCGGTACGGGTCGTAATGAGCCGCCAGCAGGTGTTCCAATGCGTGATGCGGCGCTCCGAGACGCGACAGCGTATCCGGCTTGCCGCCGATGCCGAGGGCCGGCTGCACGGCTTCGGGCATGAGGCCTGGGTCTCCAACCTGCCCGGCGAAAAGTTTGCCGAGCCGGTAACCCAGGCGAGCGAGTTCCTGTACCGGGGCGAGCATCGCACGCTGCGCATCGATCTCGCGCGGATCCACCGGATGACGGCGGGTTCGGTTCGCGCGCCGGGCGAGGCGGTGGGCATGCAGTGTCTCGAGGCGGCGATGGACGAGCTGGCGCTGGCGACCGGGATCGACCCAGTCGAGCTGCGGCTGCGCAACATTCCCGAGGAACATCCGAGCGAGGGGCTGCCCTACAGCTCGCGGCGGCTGGCGGAATGTCTCAAGGTTGGGGCCGAGCGTTTCGGCTGGGACGGCGGCGATCGCCGCCCGGGCCAGCGCCGCGAGGGCGAATGGTGGATCGGCACGGGCATGGCGACCGCCTGCCGCGTCCACAATCTGAACGAGGCGCAGGCCAGAGTGACGCTGTCGGTGGACGGTACCGCCATGGTCGAAAGCGACATGACCGATATCGGCACCGGTACCTATGCCATCCTCGGCCAGATCGCCGGCGAGATGCTCGGCCTGCCGCCCGAGAAGGTGCTCGTCCAGCTGGGCGATACGCGGTTTCCGCCAGGCTCAGGCTCGGGCGGCAGCTGGGGCGCGGCATCGACCGGCTCAGCCGTGTTCGTCGCGTGCGAGGCGATCCGCGAGCAGCTGGCCGGCATGCTCGACTGCGACGAAAGCGCGCTGACGCTCAAGGACGGCACCGCCATTTCGGGTAATCGCCGCATCCCCTTCACCGAGCTGCTCACGGCAGATCTGACCGAAACCGGCCATTTCAAGAATGGCGGCATCGACGAGACGCTGGCGATCGCGATGTACGGCGCGTTCTTCGTCGAAGTGGGCGTAAATGCCTATACCGGCGAGACGCGTGTCCGCCGAATGACCGGTGCGTTCGGGCTTGGGCGCGCGCTCAATGCGAAGACCGCGACGTCGCAGTGCCTGGGCGGCATGGTATGGGGCATCGGCAGCGCGCTGACCGAGGAACTGGTGTTCGACCCGCGCGACGGGCATCTCGTCAACCATGATCTGGCGGAATATCATGTACCGGTGCATGCCGATGTGCCGGCGCTGGACGTGGTGCTGGTCGACGAGCGCGATCCGGCAGGCAGCCCGCTTCAGGCCAAGGGCGTCGGTGAACTTGGCATCTGCGGCGCTGCCGGTGCCGTCGCCAATGCCATCCATCATGCGTGCGGCGTGCGCGTCCGCAGCTTCCCGATCACAGCCGACAAGCTTCTCGACGCCCTGCCCGCGGTTTGA
- a CDS encoding Crp/Fnr family transcriptional regulator, with protein MPNYPLTRFNEQGSLTEDEAAVLRALGESAALHRRQSVIRRERAAVDSIYMLIEGWVTSAIRLPSGQRQVVKVHIAGDMLGTPSMVLHHAADTLTAITDCRVAALPLTRLRELLIAYPRLGPLFFMSVQVERLALMDIVAAMGKASARERLVRLLLDLHDRLAKIGAVENACFDMPLTQELLGDVLGLTAVHVNRTMRLLEREGLIARHGQRISLVDLERLRKISPVPPRQIRFDPVWLPGPGEM; from the coding sequence ATGCCGAACTACCCGCTCACGCGGTTTAACGAACAGGGATCGCTGACGGAAGATGAAGCGGCCGTGCTGCGCGCGCTGGGGGAATCCGCCGCGCTGCATCGCCGGCAGAGCGTCATCCGGCGCGAGCGTGCCGCCGTCGACTCCATCTATATGCTGATAGAAGGCTGGGTGACCTCGGCGATCCGATTGCCGAGCGGCCAGCGACAGGTCGTGAAGGTGCATATCGCCGGCGACATGCTGGGTACCCCGAGCATGGTCCTGCACCACGCTGCGGACACGCTGACGGCGATCACCGATTGCCGCGTCGCTGCCCTGCCGCTGACCCGATTGCGCGAGTTGCTGATCGCCTATCCGCGGCTCGGGCCGTTGTTCTTCATGTCGGTGCAGGTCGAGCGGCTGGCGCTGATGGATATCGTCGCGGCGATGGGCAAGGCCTCGGCGCGCGAGCGGCTGGTGCGGCTGCTGCTCGATCTGCACGATCGCCTCGCCAAGATCGGCGCGGTGGAGAATGCCTGTTTCGACATGCCGCTGACGCAGGAACTGCTCGGAGACGTGCTGGGGCTCACCGCCGTCCACGTCAACCGCACGATGCGGCTGCTCGAGCGCGAGGGCCTGATCGCCCGGCACGGGCAGCGCATCAGCCTTGTCGACCTCGAGCGACTGCGGAAGATCTCGCCGGTGCCGCCGCGGCAGATCCGGTTCGATCCCGTCTGGCTGCCCGGCCCGGGCGAGATGTGA
- a CDS encoding ATP-binding protein gives MRRSLILMGLTGMVPIVVLGAAYGAVTLREQRASLDRQAALASRSTARLIGSEIAATLDAVKMISRSPSLDSAIDRPRFSQLGMRLMEDHPDWSTLSIADPAGNRILDLPRPIGGHLGKVVDGASLAETVRTRRPQVGHVVRGPGGAVAFAVRAPVLQDGAARYVVSAVVPARAMQRLLRSEDVPPGWRLRLFDGRGALVAQSGALDQDAAQATRVAIPEAGWRVEVAVPRGSFTALTRQTRMVLIGGGLLALTLFAALGFALVVELRRFRQRQAATVQAQRLEALGRLTGGVAHDLNNLLTPILGGLDLLRARIGDDAKALRYIDSATHSAERARTLVARLLAYAKRQALMPEAILVGTMLTDLHELLQRSVGPAIGCTIDADNDLPAVRADRNQLELAVLNLVINARDAIRTGGRISGTITVSARPARRDETRGLARGDYLALAVRDDGCGMDAATLRRAMEPFFTTKTGDRGTGLGLSMVHGFAEQSAGRLVLESTPGQGTNATLVLPATEPPDAIADPVRDRPTRTAEILLVDDDAAVREAAAEVLRAHGHQVAEAESLSEGMAVLAGAPGTALVITDYMMPGGTGGEFIHRARGAGLPQPFLLLTGYTDTAEDLPGDVPQLRKPFRERELLDAVDALLG, from the coding sequence GTGCGACGTTCGCTGATCCTGATGGGTCTGACCGGCATGGTGCCGATCGTCGTGCTCGGCGCGGCCTATGGCGCGGTGACCTTGCGGGAACAGCGTGCGTCGCTGGATCGGCAGGCAGCGCTCGCCAGTCGCTCCACCGCGCGCCTGATAGGGAGCGAGATCGCCGCAACGCTGGACGCGGTGAAGATGATCAGCCGTTCGCCTTCGCTCGATTCCGCCATCGACCGGCCGCGATTCTCCCAACTGGGAATGCGGCTGATGGAGGATCACCCCGACTGGAGCACGCTGAGCATCGCGGATCCGGCCGGCAACCGGATCCTCGACCTGCCACGTCCCATTGGCGGCCATCTCGGCAAAGTCGTAGACGGGGCGAGCCTTGCGGAAACGGTGCGAACGCGCCGGCCGCAGGTGGGGCATGTCGTCCGTGGGCCTGGCGGCGCCGTTGCCTTCGCCGTGCGGGCACCCGTCCTCCAGGACGGCGCCGCCCGCTATGTCGTCTCCGCGGTCGTGCCGGCGCGGGCCATGCAGCGTCTGCTGCGCTCCGAGGACGTGCCGCCCGGGTGGCGCTTGCGGCTGTTCGACGGGCGCGGCGCGCTGGTCGCCCAATCCGGTGCGCTGGATCAGGACGCCGCGCAGGCGACGCGTGTCGCCATTCCGGAGGCAGGATGGCGGGTGGAAGTAGCCGTTCCGCGGGGCAGCTTCACCGCGCTTACCCGGCAGACGCGCATGGTGCTGATCGGGGGGGGGCTGTTGGCACTGACCCTCTTCGCCGCGCTGGGTTTCGCCCTGGTCGTCGAGCTCCGCCGCTTTCGCCAGCGCCAGGCGGCGACCGTGCAGGCCCAGCGCCTCGAAGCGCTGGGGCGGCTCACCGGCGGCGTGGCGCATGATCTCAACAACCTGCTGACGCCGATACTGGGCGGGCTGGACCTGCTGCGCGCGCGTATCGGCGACGATGCCAAGGCGCTACGCTACATCGATAGCGCTACCCATAGTGCCGAACGGGCCCGCACCCTCGTCGCGCGGCTGCTCGCCTATGCCAAGCGCCAGGCGCTGATGCCCGAGGCCATCCTGGTCGGGACGATGCTCACCGATCTGCACGAACTGCTGCAACGATCGGTGGGACCGGCGATCGGCTGCACCATCGATGCTGACAATGATCTGCCGGCGGTGCGGGCCGATCGCAACCAGCTCGAACTGGCCGTGCTCAATCTGGTGATCAACGCGCGCGATGCGATCCGGACCGGCGGACGGATCAGCGGCACCATCACCGTCTCGGCCCGGCCCGCCCGCCGCGATGAAACACGCGGACTGGCGCGGGGCGACTATCTGGCGCTTGCCGTACGCGATGATGGCTGCGGGATGGACGCTGCGACCCTGCGCCGGGCGATGGAGCCCTTCTTCACGACCAAGACCGGGGATCGCGGAACCGGGCTGGGCCTGTCGATGGTCCATGGCTTCGCAGAGCAATCGGCGGGTCGGCTGGTACTCGAAAGCACGCCGGGCCAGGGCACCAACGCCACGCTTGTCCTGCCGGCGACCGAGCCCCCCGATGCCATCGCCGATCCGGTCCGCGACCGGCCTACGCGCACGGCCGAAATCCTCCTGGTCGATGATGATGCCGCGGTTCGCGAAGCCGCGGCAGAAGTGCTGCGGGCGCACGGCCATCAGGTGGCGGAAGCGGAATCGCTCAGCGAGGGGATGGCCGTACTCGCCGGGGCGCCGGGCACGGCACTGGTCATCACCGATTACATGATGCCCGGCGGCACCGGCGGCGAGTTCATTCACCGCGCCCGTGGCGCCGGCCTGCCCCAGCCATTCCTGCTGCTGACCGGCTATACCGATACCGCCGAGGACCTGCCCGGGGACGTACCGCAACTCCGCAAGCCGTTTCGCGAGCGCGAGCTGCTGGACGCCGTGGACGCGCTGCTCGGCTGA
- a CDS encoding membrane-bound PQQ-dependent dehydrogenase, glucose/quinate/shikimate family encodes MADQQRSSRLLTVLAAILALVGLAIGGGGLWLALLGGSVYYLLAGLALIASAWLLYRRKPMALLLYALLLVATMIWAVAEAGWDFWALAPRGDILVPLGVVLALPAVVRRLGSPRWPGRAWPLVGSLGLAALVLLVTAFTNPHDLAGSLPGARGVAPASVLGGTPREDWNAYGRSWRGDRWSPIDQITPANVGRLEKAWEFHTGDLKTGADPDEFTYEVTPIKVGDRVYLCSPHNIVFALDAETGQQVWRYDPQIRASQDMQHLTCRGVSYHSNGAAPGTGGICANRILMGTNDARLIALDAASGRPCPGFGTGGQVDVWPGLPGQQRGWWQITSPPVIIGNLAIFGGAVYDNKTTFMPSGVVRAYDVTSGRAVWAFDPANPGDTTPKAPGAGRYVPSSPNSWTIAAADPALGLVYIPTGMAAIDQWGGRRTPETERFATSVIALEAATGKVRWSFQTVHHDLWDMDVPAQPALVDLNLPGKGRVPALIQSTKTGNLFVLDRRTGEPLVPVREIAVPQGAAAGDRTSPTQPESALSLMSKERVTDADMWGATMFDQLACRIKFKRLRYEGPYTPPSQQGTLVFPGNFGVMDWGGMAIDPVRMIAFAHPNYMAFVDRLVPRPESDAADPKLRGPAGGSDFGGSDIKGFNPNTGAPFAVALNPFLSPLGLPCQAPPWGYVAGIDLVSGKKVWQHRNGTSRDQTPVPLPFKLGVPSLGGPMLTAGGVAFMGSALDYYLRAYDVTTGKVLWRGRLPAGGQATPMSYWSARSGRQFVVIAAGGHGSLGTKRGDSIIAYALPRR; translated from the coding sequence ATGGCCGACCAGCAACGATCCTCGCGCCTGCTCACCGTGCTCGCCGCGATCCTTGCCTTGGTGGGGCTTGCGATCGGCGGCGGAGGGCTCTGGCTCGCGCTGCTGGGGGGATCTGTCTATTATCTGCTGGCCGGGCTGGCGCTGATCGCCAGCGCATGGCTGCTATATCGCCGCAAGCCGATGGCGCTGCTGCTATACGCGCTGCTGCTCGTCGCGACGATGATCTGGGCCGTGGCCGAAGCGGGCTGGGATTTCTGGGCGCTGGCCCCACGCGGCGACATCCTCGTGCCGCTGGGGGTCGTGCTCGCACTGCCGGCCGTGGTCCGCCGGCTCGGCTCGCCGCGCTGGCCGGGCCGCGCCTGGCCGCTGGTCGGCAGCCTAGGGCTGGCGGCGCTGGTGCTGCTCGTAACCGCCTTCACCAACCCGCACGACCTTGCCGGCAGCCTGCCCGGGGCCCGCGGCGTCGCGCCCGCCAGCGTCCTTGGCGGCACGCCCCGGGAGGACTGGAACGCCTATGGCCGGTCGTGGCGCGGCGATCGCTGGTCGCCGATCGACCAGATCACTCCCGCCAATGTTGGTCGACTCGAAAAAGCATGGGAATTCCACACCGGCGATCTGAAGACCGGCGCCGACCCCGACGAGTTCACCTATGAAGTGACGCCGATCAAGGTGGGCGACCGCGTCTATCTGTGCTCGCCGCACAACATCGTCTTCGCGCTGGATGCGGAGACGGGCCAGCAGGTCTGGCGTTACGATCCGCAGATCCGCGCCTCGCAGGACATGCAGCACCTCACCTGCCGCGGCGTATCCTATCACAGCAATGGCGCCGCGCCCGGCACCGGCGGCATCTGCGCCAACCGGATCCTCATGGGCACCAACGATGCGCGCCTGATCGCGCTCGACGCTGCCAGCGGCCGTCCCTGCCCCGGGTTCGGCACGGGCGGGCAGGTCGATGTGTGGCCGGGCCTGCCCGGCCAGCAGCGTGGCTGGTGGCAGATCACCTCGCCGCCCGTCATCATCGGCAATCTCGCGATCTTCGGTGGCGCGGTCTATGACAACAAGACGACCTTCATGCCCTCGGGCGTGGTGCGCGCCTATGACGTGACCAGCGGCCGCGCCGTCTGGGCATTCGATCCGGCTAATCCCGGCGACACGACCCCCAAGGCCCCCGGCGCCGGCCGCTACGTGCCCTCCAGCCCGAACAGCTGGACCATCGCCGCCGCCGATCCCGCGCTGGGCCTCGTCTACATTCCGACCGGCATGGCCGCGATCGACCAATGGGGTGGCCGCCGCACGCCGGAGACCGAGCGCTTCGCAACCTCCGTGATCGCGCTCGAGGCGGCGACCGGCAAGGTGCGCTGGAGCTTCCAGACGGTCCATCACGACCTGTGGGACATGGACGTTCCCGCCCAGCCCGCACTCGTGGACCTGAACCTGCCCGGCAAGGGCCGAGTACCGGCGCTGATTCAGTCGACCAAGACCGGCAACCTGTTCGTGCTCGATCGGCGTACCGGCGAGCCGCTCGTCCCCGTACGCGAGATCGCCGTGCCCCAGGGTGCCGCCGCCGGCGACCGCACCTCCCCTACCCAGCCCGAGTCCGCGCTGAGCCTCATGTCCAAGGAGCGCGTGACGGACGCGGACATGTGGGGTGCAACGATGTTCGATCAGCTCGCCTGCCGGATCAAGTTCAAGCGTCTGCGCTATGAGGGACCCTACACGCCGCCGTCGCAACAGGGCACCCTGGTCTTTCCAGGCAATTTCGGGGTGATGGACTGGGGCGGCATGGCGATCGATCCCGTGCGGATGATCGCCTTTGCCCACCCCAACTACATGGCCTTTGTCGACCGGCTGGTTCCGCGGCCCGAATCCGACGCCGCCGATCCGAAGCTGCGCGGACCGGCCGGAGGATCGGATTTCGGGGGATCGGACATCAAGGGCTTCAATCCGAATACGGGCGCCCCGTTTGCCGTTGCCCTCAATCCTTTCCTCTCGCCGCTCGGCCTGCCCTGTCAGGCCCCGCCCTGGGGCTATGTCGCCGGCATCGATCTGGTGAGCGGCAAGAAGGTCTGGCAGCATCGCAACGGCACGTCGCGTGACCAGACCCCGGTACCGCTGCCTTTCAAGCTGGGAGTCCCCTCGCTGGGCGGCCCCATGCTGACGGCAGGCGGCGTCGCGTTCATGGGATCGGCGCTCGACTATTATCTGCGCGCCTATGACGTGACGACGGGCAAGGTGCTGTGGCGCGGACGGCTTCCCGCCGGCGGCCAGGCCACGCCGATGAGCTATTGGTCGGCCCGCAGCGGGCGCCAGTTCGTCGTCATCGCGGCAGGGGGGCACGGCTCGCTCGGCACCAAGCGGGGCGATTCGATCATCGCCTACGCGCTGCCGCGTCGGTGA
- a CDS encoding KpsF/GutQ family sugar-phosphate isomerase, which translates to MKIGAVTRAPQSAPGTALAWAGEVIAAERRALQAFEAVLPPSLTDAVVAIAGQASPLTCLGMGKSGLIAAKIAATFSSLGTPAFALNAGEAAHGDLGAVQDGNVVLLFSNSGTTDEIARILPLLKARACVLIGVVGRPDSPLGRAVDILIPAITAGEADHIGMAPTCSTTLQLAIGDALAVAVSRSRGFTRADFLRHHPAGLLGRQSIPLRTLMRTGDELPKVGPEAPVADLLAAMSAGRMGAACVVDAEQRLLGLVVDGDVRRHFQSRRDVYDTPAAALMQPHPQVIDVAATLGDALLLLREREGGFLVLPVVDDEGRLHGMLHAKDMMNG; encoded by the coding sequence ATGAAGATCGGGGCCGTCACCCGTGCCCCGCAGTCCGCGCCGGGCACCGCGCTTGCCTGGGCAGGCGAGGTGATTGCGGCGGAGCGCCGCGCGCTGCAGGCGTTCGAAGCGGTGCTGCCGCCGTCGCTCACCGACGCGGTCGTCGCGATCGCCGGGCAGGCGAGCCCACTCACCTGCCTTGGCATGGGCAAGTCCGGGTTGATCGCGGCCAAGATCGCGGCGACCTTCTCCAGCCTCGGCACGCCCGCCTTCGCGCTCAATGCCGGCGAGGCGGCGCATGGCGATCTCGGCGCGGTGCAGGACGGCAATGTCGTGCTGCTCTTCTCGAACAGCGGCACCACGGACGAGATTGCGCGCATCCTGCCGCTGCTAAAGGCACGTGCTTGCGTGCTTATCGGCGTCGTCGGGCGGCCCGATTCTCCGCTTGGCCGCGCGGTCGACATCCTCATCCCTGCGATCACCGCCGGCGAGGCCGACCATATTGGCATGGCGCCGACATGCAGCACGACGCTCCAGCTCGCGATCGGCGATGCACTGGCCGTGGCGGTCAGCCGCTCGCGTGGGTTCACTCGCGCCGATTTCCTGCGACACCACCCGGCCGGGCTGCTGGGGCGGCAGTCGATCCCGCTGCGCACGCTGATGCGGACCGGCGACGAGCTTCCCAAGGTCGGCCCCGAGGCGCCGGTCGCGGACCTGCTCGCCGCCATGTCGGCGGGGCGGATGGGCGCGGCCTGCGTGGTCGATGCCGAGCAGCGCCTGCTGGGCCTGGTAGTGGACGGCGATGTGCGCCGCCACTTCCAATCGCGCCGCGATGTCTACGATACCCCCGCCGCTGCGCTGATGCAGCCCCACCCGCAGGTGATCGACGTCGCCGCGACGCTGGGCGACGCGCTGCTGCTGCTGCGCGAGCGCGAAGGGGGATTTCTGGTTCTGCCCGTGGTCGACGACGAGGGACGTCTGCACGGCATGTTGCATGCCAAGGATATGATGAATGGCTAA